In a single window of the Melioribacteraceae bacterium genome:
- a CDS encoding mannose-1-phosphate guanylyltransferase, protein MELFAVIMAGGVGARFWPRSREKKPKQLISILGSNSMIQDTVYRLKGLVKDENILVITNKVQKMAVREQLPQIPEENIIDEPFGKNTAACIGLATVVIRKKSPDAVTITLPADHLIKDEEEFRKCLLTAAEYANKSKGLLTIGITPTRPETGYGYIQYDEKKISENIFKVLTFAEKPNLATAKRFVSAGDFLWNSGIFVWRVDSIMEEFSKYMPELYDGMIEVEESIGTANFNKQIVKVYGQLKSISIDYGIMENSDKVFVTKADFYWNDVGHWEAVYEITPKDDEGNAVVGDSYMINSFGTYIYSPDKFAAVIGVENLIVINTDDSILICHRNNVQDVKQVVDYLKMNQRTELL, encoded by the coding sequence ATGGAATTATTTGCTGTAATTATGGCTGGAGGAGTTGGCGCTCGGTTCTGGCCCCGTAGTAGAGAGAAGAAACCAAAACAATTAATTAGCATCCTCGGCAGTAATTCGATGATTCAAGATACAGTTTATAGATTAAAAGGATTAGTAAAAGATGAAAATATTCTTGTAATTACTAATAAAGTTCAGAAAATGGCTGTGAGAGAACAACTCCCACAAATTCCAGAAGAAAATATTATTGATGAGCCTTTCGGTAAAAACACCGCAGCTTGTATTGGTTTGGCTACTGTTGTAATTCGTAAAAAATCGCCCGATGCGGTTACTATAACATTACCGGCCGATCATTTAATTAAAGATGAAGAAGAATTTAGGAAGTGCCTGCTGACCGCCGCAGAATACGCTAATAAATCAAAAGGACTTCTCACAATAGGCATTACTCCAACAAGACCAGAGACCGGTTACGGATATATTCAGTACGACGAAAAGAAGATAAGTGAGAATATTTTTAAGGTTCTTACCTTTGCCGAAAAACCTAATTTAGCAACGGCAAAAAGATTTGTTTCCGCCGGAGATTTTTTGTGGAATTCGGGAATCTTTGTTTGGCGGGTGGATTCTATTATGGAAGAATTTTCAAAATATATGCCGGAACTTTATGATGGTATGATTGAGGTTGAAGAAAGTATTGGGACAGCTAATTTTAACAAACAGATAGTTAAAGTATATGGTCAGCTAAAAAGTATATCCATTGATTATGGTATAATGGAAAATTCTGATAAAGTTTTTGTAACTAAAGCTGATTTTTACTGGAATGATGTGGGGCATTGGGAAGCAGTTTATGAAATTACCCCCAAAGATGATGAGGGAAATGCAGTGGTTGGTGACTCTTACATGATAAATTCATTCGGCACCTATATATATTCACCAGATAAGTTTGCGGCCGTTATTGGTGTCGAAAATTTAATTGTAATTAATACAGATGATTCAATACTTATCTGTCATCGGAATAATGTTCAAGATGTAAAGCAGGTTGTAGATTACTTAAAAATGAATCAACGGACAGAGCTTCTTTGA
- the rpiB gene encoding ribose 5-phosphate isomerase B: MKRLITEKEIEQLARNDIRVLILEPNSVITPLAKDKIVELKIDVIYQQNYKAEKNRISCDKSRCYIGSDHTGVSVKKKLIDFIKTFNFEIIDVGTYTEDAVDYPDFAKSIATKVLSDNSAFGIILDATGIPSCITANKFKGIRAATCYNEFSARSSREHNDANIIVLGAKSLGEETIKSILKVWFESEFQGSRHQKRLDKIKDIEENNFK, encoded by the coding sequence ATGAAAAGACTTATCACCGAAAAAGAAATTGAACAATTAGCTAGAAATGACATAAGAGTATTAATTCTTGAACCTAATTCGGTAATTACACCGTTAGCAAAAGATAAAATTGTTGAACTAAAGATTGATGTAATTTATCAACAAAATTATAAGGCAGAAAAAAATAGAATCTCATGCGATAAGTCGCGTTGTTATATCGGGTCCGATCATACAGGAGTTTCAGTTAAAAAGAAGCTGATCGATTTTATCAAAACATTTAATTTTGAAATTATTGATGTGGGTACATATACAGAAGATGCAGTAGATTACCCGGATTTCGCTAAATCGATAGCGACAAAAGTGTTATCTGATAATTCAGCATTCGGAATTATTCTAGACGCAACGGGTATTCCCTCCTGCATTACAGCCAATAAATTCAAGGGTATTAGAGCCGCTACTTGTTATAATGAATTTTCCGCACGCTCATCGAGAGAACACAACGATGCCAACATTATTGTATTAGGCGCAAAATCTCTCGGTGAAGAAACAATTAAGTCAATCCTAAAAGTATGGTTCGAATCTGAATTTCAGGGATCGCGTCATCAGAAAAGATTAGATAAAATCAAAGATATCGAAGAGAACAATTTTAAATAA
- a CDS encoding dihydroorotate dehydrogenase electron transfer subunit: MYVEKSIVQSVEVINNSTFLLKVLSPSIASAIKPGQFCNVKVSESNFPLLRRPFSICDVENESIFFLFDLHGEGTKILSKKNVGDELDILGPLGKGFNLEGNYETAVIVAGGLGSAPFPFLIKKMDPAKNIKCLVGARSSELVVTYQLKNAFIATDDGSEGFKGNVVELLKNEIHSLQKIRIFACGPNVMLKALQEYCIANKLDCQISVECPMACGFGICQGCPIETYDKQSYKLVCKDGPVFNADEVSL; the protein is encoded by the coding sequence TTGTACGTCGAAAAATCAATCGTCCAATCAGTAGAAGTAATTAACAATTCAACATTTTTACTTAAAGTATTATCTCCGTCAATAGCATCAGCCATAAAACCGGGGCAATTCTGCAATGTAAAAGTATCTGAATCAAATTTCCCCTTATTACGAAGACCGTTCAGTATTTGTGATGTTGAGAATGAGAGCATCTTTTTTCTATTCGATCTACATGGTGAGGGGACGAAGATTCTTTCAAAAAAAAATGTGGGTGATGAACTTGATATTTTAGGACCATTGGGAAAAGGATTTAATTTAGAAGGTAATTACGAAACCGCTGTAATTGTAGCTGGGGGATTAGGTTCGGCCCCCTTTCCTTTTCTAATCAAAAAAATGGATCCCGCTAAAAATATTAAATGTTTAGTCGGTGCCAGATCTAGTGAACTTGTTGTTACTTATCAATTAAAAAATGCATTTATTGCTACAGATGATGGAAGTGAGGGATTTAAGGGTAATGTAGTTGAGTTGTTAAAAAATGAAATTCATTCACTTCAGAAGATAAGAATATTCGCATGCGGTCCAAATGTAATGTTAAAGGCTTTACAAGAATATTGCATCGCAAATAAATTGGATTGTCAAATATCTGTTGAATGCCCAATGGCTTGCGGTTTTGGAATATGTCAAGGATGTCCAATTGAAACTTACGATAAACAGAGTTATAAGTTAGTATGTAAAGATGGCCCCGTATTCAATGCTGATGAGGTTTCATTATGA